DNA from Pseudomonas putida:
AGGGCCTGTTCGTAGGTTTCGCTGCGCAGTGCCAGCAGGAAGGCGTAGGCCGCCGACCACAGGTAGGGCACCAGGATCATCGAGGTGGCGAGGTAGATCAGCGACAGGTAGGTGCTGTTGGAGAACAGCGTGATCACCAGGAAGATCTGCACCATGGCGTTGGTCAGCCACAGGGCGTTGGCCGGTACCTGGTTGGCGTTCTCGCGGCGCAGGAACTCCGGCATGGTGTGGTCCTTGGCGGCGGCGAACATGATCTCGGCGCACAGCAGCACCCACGACAGCAGGGCCCCCAGCAGCGAGATGATCAGGCCGACGCTGATCAGCACCGCGCCCCAGTGGCCGACCACATGTTCCAGCACGGCGGCCATCGACGGGTTCTGCAGCTTGGCCAGCTCTGGTTGGGTCATGATGCCCAGCGACAGCACGTTGACCAGCACCAGGAACAGCAGCACGGTAACGAAGCCGATGACCGTGGCCTTACCCACGTCAGAGCGTTTTTCCGCCCGGGACGAGAAAATGCTCGCGCCCTCGATGCCGATGAACACCCACACGGTGACCAGCATCATGTTGCGCACCTGGTTCATCACGCTGCCAAGCTCTGGTGTGCCTACGGCCCAGATGTCGGCGGTGAAGATATCGAGCCTGAAGGCGAACAGGCAGATCAGGGCGAACAGCACCAGCGGCACCACTTTGGCCACGGTGGTGACCAGGTTGATGAACGCTGCCTCCTTGATACCGCGCAATACCAGGAAGTGCACGGCCCACAACAGGATCGACGCGCCAATGATGGCGGCCGGCGTGTTGCCTTCACCGAAGATTGGGAAGAAGTAGCCCAAGGTGCTGAACAACAGCACGAAGTAGCCGACGTTGCCCAGCCAGGCACTGATCCAGTAGCCCCAGGCTGAGGAGAAGCCCATGTAGTCGCCAAAACCGGCCTTGGCGTAGGCATATACCCCGCCATCCAGATCAGGCTTGCGGTTGGCCAAGGTCTGGAACACGAACGCCAGGGTCAGCATGCCGACCGCGGTGATGCCCCAACCGATCAACACCGCGCCAACCCCTGCGCTGGCGGCCATGTTTTGCGGCAGCGAGAAGATCCCGCCACCAATCATCGAACCGACGACAAGTGCAACTAACGCACCAAGCTTTAGTTTTCCGGATGAATCAGACATTTAACAACTCCTGCCAGGAGAAAGTTGACGACAGAATAGATCCGACGCCTTTGCCGTAACCTGACTTGCGTCAGTTTAAGGCGATGTGAAGGTAGGAAATTTCCTTCACGGGTGCTCCTGGAGAGTGCCGACAGCTTAAGCTGCAGGCCTTGCGCGCTGGCACCTCCATGTCCTTCTAGAGCAAACGCTCTGTTCAGCCTGCGAAGCTTGAAACTAGCCGCTTTTGCCGCTTTCGCAAATTTTTCACAAGAATTTTGAGTTTTATCAGTTTCTTTTCTAGTTGCCGTACTGCTGCTAATTTTGAGAGAAGGGCTGCATAGACAAAGCAGTTATTAGTGCTATAGGTTTAACCCGCGTCTACAGTATAAGTAACAACATTTATATGGCCCGCAAAGCGGTTACAAATGCATGACAGGGCTTGAAAAAAGGGAGGCTCATGAGCGAACCGGGACAGAAGCTGCGCCTGGGCGCGCTGATCGCGCTGGTGGTCGGCTCGATGATCGGTGGCGGGATCTTCTCGCTGCCGCAGAACATGGCCGCGCGCGCCGATGTGGGGGCTGTGTTGATCGGCTGGGGGATCACCGCGGTTGGCATGCTGGCCCTGGCCTTCGTGTTCCAGACCTTGGCCAACCGCAAGCCCGAGCTGGACTCAGGGGTGTACGCTTATGCCAAGGCCGGTTTCGGCGAGTACATGGGCTTTTCCTCGGCCTGGGGCTACTGGATCAGTGCCTGGCTGGGTAACGTTGGTTATTTCGTACTGCTGTTCAGCACCCTGGGCTTCTACTTTCCCGTTTTCGGTGAAGGCAACACGCCCATTGCCATCGGCTGCGCCTCGCTGTTGCTGTGGTCTGTGCATTTCCTGGTGCTGCGAGGCATCAAGGAAGCCGCGTTCATCAACCAGGTGACCACGGTAGCCAAGGTGGTGCCGCTGTTGATCTTTGTAGTGATCGCGGCATTCGCCTTCCGCGCCGATATCTTCACCCGGGATATCTGGGGCCTCAGCAACCCGCAGTTCGGCAGCGTGCTGGAGCAGGTGCGCAACATGATGCTGGTGACCGTGTTCGTATTCATCGGCATCGAGGGCGCCAGCGTGTATTCCGGGCGCGCCGAGCGTCGTTCTGACGTGGGTAAGGCCACGGTCATCGGCTTTCTCGGTGTACTGGCGCTGCTGGTGCTGGTCAACGTGTTGTCGCTGGGGGTGATGACCCAGCCGGAGTTGGCCGGGCTGCAGAACCCCTCGCTGGCCTCGGTGCTGGAGCATATTGTCGGCCCCTGGGGCGCCTTGCTGATCAGCCTTGGCTTGGCGGTCTCGCTGCTCGGCGCCTTGCTTTCGTGGGCGCTGCTGTGTGCCGAGATCCTGTTTGCCACGGCGCGGGACAAGACCATGCCGCGCTTTCTAGCCAAGGAAAACGCCAACCATGTGCCAGCCAACGCCCTTTGGCTGACCAACTGCATGATCCAGGGGTTCCTGCTGATTACGCTGTTCTCGGCCGGTACGTACACCAGCCTCATCTACCTGGCCTCGTCGATGATCCTGGTGCCCTACCTGTGGTCGGCGGCCTATGCCGTGCTGCTGGCGGTGCGCGCAGAAACCTATGCCGGGCAGCCGGGGTTGCGGCGCAAGGACTTGCTGGTGGCGCTGGTTGCCTTGCTGTATGCCGTGTGGCTGCTGTATGCGGGCGGGCTCAAGTACCTGTTGCTGTCGGCGCTGCTGTACGCCCCAGGTGTGATCCTGTTCGCCAGGGCCAAGCATGAGCAAGGCCAGACCCTGTTCACTAGCTGGGAAAAGCTGATTTTCGCCGCTGTGCTGGTGGGCGCTGCGCTGGCGGCCTACGCCTTGTATTCAGGGCTGCTGAGCTTGTGATGGGGCGGGGCAGGCGTGCTCCGGGCGCGACCAGATCCACAGGTTGCCCAGGGTCATGCCGGCGATAGCCAGGAACACTGGCCAGTGGTGTTCAAGGAAGGTCAGCATCAGCCCGGCGCACAGCAGCATGCTGAGGGTCGCGCTGACCTTGGCCCGGCGCTGGATCACCTTGCCGTTGCGCCAGTTGTACAGGATCGGCCCGAACAACCGGTGGTTCTCCAGCCAGGCCGAAAGGCGCGGTGAGCTGCGCGTGGCGGCCCAGGCGGCCAGCAGGATGAACTCGGTGGTCGGCAAGCCGGGAATCACGATGGCGACCAGGCCCACCCCGAGGCTCACGTAAGCCAGGATTCCATACAACAGGCGGGCGAGTTTCGAGCGGGCTGGTTGGGTCATGTTCTCACTGCATAAAACGGTTCGGCCACCGGAGGGGTGGCCGGCTACGGCGTATCAAACCAGCGCGGCATCCGCGGCATAGGCGTGCTTGAGCAGCTCGGTGAAACGCTCGAAAGCGGCAACCGCGCCGCGCTCGGCAGCGGCTTCCTCTTCGGCCGAGAGTTCCAGCCCATCAAGGATGCGGGTGAACTGCTTCCAGCCTTCGGCACGGCCACCGGCTGGCTCGCCCAAGTGGCGGGCACCGAAGCTGTCGGACAGTTCCAGGGCCACGGCACGCTTGATCAGAAACGCAGCGCCCAGTTTGGAGCCTTCGGAGACGAAGATCCAGCCCATTGCCTCGCCCAGGCTTGGGTTGCCCACGGCACCTGGCACGGCGGCCGGCACTTCGGTGTCGAGGTCAGCGAGGTCGAGACGGGCCTGGTCTGCGCGGCAGCGCTCGGCCAGGTCGGGGACGATGGCGATCAGTTGTGGGTCGTTGTACAGCGCCTGCAGCTCGGATTGGAACAGGTACTGGGCAACGACAAAACGGGCGAAGCTTTCGCGGCTGTCGAAGGGCGCGTGGGATTTGACCAGGGCATCC
Protein-coding regions in this window:
- the arcD gene encoding arginine-ornithine antiporter, with product MSDSSGKLKLGALVALVVGSMIGGGIFSLPQNMAASAGVGAVLIGWGITAVGMLTLAFVFQTLANRKPDLDGGVYAYAKAGFGDYMGFSSAWGYWISAWLGNVGYFVLLFSTLGYFFPIFGEGNTPAAIIGASILLWAVHFLVLRGIKEAAFINLVTTVAKVVPLVLFALICLFAFRLDIFTADIWAVGTPELGSVMNQVRNMMLVTVWVFIGIEGASIFSSRAEKRSDVGKATVIGFVTVLLFLVLVNVLSLGIMTQPELAKLQNPSMAAVLEHVVGHWGAVLISVGLIISLLGALLSWVLLCAEIMFAAAKDHTMPEFLRRENANQVPANALWLTNAMVQIFLVITLFSNSTYLSLIYLATSMILVPYLWSAAYAFLLALRSETYEQALAERKKDLIIGGIALLYAVWLLYAGGVKYLLLSALLYAPGAILFAKAKREVGQPVFTNVEKLIFAAVVVGALVAAFGLYDGFLTL
- the arcD gene encoding arginine-ornithine antiporter produces the protein MSEPGQKLRLGALIALVVGSMIGGGIFSLPQNMAARADVGAVLIGWGITAVGMLALAFVFQTLANRKPELDSGVYAYAKAGFGEYMGFSSAWGYWISAWLGNVGYFVLLFSTLGFYFPVFGEGNTPIAIGCASLLLWSVHFLVLRGIKEAAFINQVTTVAKVVPLLIFVVIAAFAFRADIFTRDIWGLSNPQFGSVLEQVRNMMLVTVFVFIGIEGASVYSGRAERRSDVGKATVIGFLGVLALLVLVNVLSLGVMTQPELAGLQNPSLASVLEHIVGPWGALLISLGLAVSLLGALLSWALLCAEILFATARDKTMPRFLAKENANHVPANALWLTNCMIQGFLLITLFSAGTYTSLIYLASSMILVPYLWSAAYAVLLAVRAETYAGQPGLRRKDLLVALVALLYAVWLLYAGGLKYLLLSALLYAPGVILFARAKHEQGQTLFTSWEKLIFAAVLVGAALAAYALYSGLLSL
- a CDS encoding YbaN family protein, translating into MTQPARSKLARLLYGILAYVSLGVGLVAIVIPGLPTTEFILLAAWAATRSSPRLSAWLENHRLFGPILYNWRNGKVIQRRAKVSATLSMLLCAGLMLTFLEHHWPVFLAIAGMTLGNLWIWSRPEHACPAPSQAQQP
- a CDS encoding biliverdin-producing heme oxygenase, producing the protein MTERPALRSQRLNQITHAPHAELDALVKSHAPFDSRESFARFVVAQYLFQSELQALYNDPQLIAIVPDLAERCRADQARLDLADLDTEVPAAVPGAVGNPSLGEAMGWIFVSEGSKLGAAFLIKRAVALELSDSFGARHLGEPAGGRAEGWKQFTRILDGLELSAEEEAAAERGAVAAFERFTELLKHAYAADAALV